One part of the Terriglobales bacterium genome encodes these proteins:
- a CDS encoding ABC transporter permease, which yields METLFQDIRYGFRMLAKSPAFTAVAVITLALGIGANTAIFTFVNALLLKSLPVKSPEQLVIVGDPALVNDRQNGTPETNYFSYPLYRELRDHNDVFSGLLAAGTQHHIEVDSSSVGGASDEVIAGRLVSGNYFSVLGVDAGAGRLFTTGDDTAENANPVVVLAYGYWQRKFALSPAIIGKEIRLNGYPFTVVGVTQPGFRSDVVGDQIEAFIPITMQQEIIRGTKLLKNPNASWLSVIGRLKPGITVEHAKANLTVVLQQALKGSYGASITEQDRKDIAQEGIKVAAGGAGLSEFRGDYETPLLLLMGIVGLVLLIACVNVANLLLARATARSKEIAVRLALGASRGRLLRQLLTESILLALCGGACGATLAIWGVRLLVKVFGSGDAASLPMSPDIRVLAFTCAACILTGILFGLVPSLRSLKVQVSPTLKDSSAASQEPRSRLGWGKGLVAGQVALSLLVLFAASLLVRSLQKLLTQDLGYDSGHIVVASVSPSAVGYEGERLRQLATQLADRLATIPSVRGVSYSRNGILGGGETNNQLTVPGFTSNERQGRDANEDEVGTDYFAVIGVPILLGRAIGPQDTLTSTRVAVINQAMMKHFFHGENPLGRQFEIDDPKEKGKPFTVIGVSKNTKDHGYFLREAVPPRFYFAFQQDATPLRLIYELSTQGDPNAVLASVRKMIKETAPDLPLTSLHTVRQNLEQNLDSQIVLARLSTFFGGLALLLACVGLYGIMSYTVAGRTREIGVRIALGAARNDVLELVLREGMWLVALGLAIGIPISLASGRLLHSFLFEMRSTDPISLLVVIGLLSLVAAAAAFVPARRATKVDPVVALRYE from the coding sequence ATGGAAACTCTTTTCCAGGACATCCGTTACGGATTTCGCATGCTGGCCAAGAGCCCGGCCTTCACTGCAGTTGCGGTGATCACTCTGGCCCTCGGCATCGGAGCGAACACCGCGATATTTACGTTCGTGAATGCGCTCTTGCTGAAATCGCTCCCAGTTAAGTCGCCGGAGCAATTGGTGATCGTCGGCGATCCTGCGCTGGTGAACGATCGCCAGAATGGCACGCCCGAGACAAACTATTTCTCTTATCCGCTATACCGAGAACTGCGCGATCACAACGATGTCTTCAGCGGTCTGCTCGCTGCGGGGACGCAGCACCACATCGAAGTTGATTCAAGCAGCGTGGGTGGTGCTTCCGACGAAGTAATTGCCGGACGACTGGTGAGCGGGAATTACTTTTCCGTGCTCGGCGTCGATGCCGGTGCCGGGCGTCTATTCACAACCGGCGACGACACTGCCGAGAATGCCAATCCCGTTGTGGTACTCGCCTACGGCTATTGGCAGCGAAAGTTTGCTCTTTCGCCGGCAATTATCGGTAAGGAGATTCGCCTGAATGGATATCCATTCACGGTTGTCGGCGTGACTCAGCCTGGCTTCAGAAGCGACGTGGTCGGCGATCAGATTGAGGCCTTCATCCCAATCACGATGCAGCAGGAGATCATCCGCGGAACCAAGCTGCTCAAGAACCCGAACGCATCGTGGCTCTCGGTGATCGGCAGACTCAAACCGGGAATAACCGTAGAACACGCAAAAGCGAATCTTACGGTTGTGCTGCAGCAGGCGTTGAAAGGCAGTTACGGTGCAAGCATCACGGAACAGGACCGCAAAGACATCGCCCAAGAAGGAATCAAAGTCGCAGCCGGAGGAGCAGGGCTGTCGGAATTTCGCGGCGATTACGAGACGCCTCTTCTCCTGTTGATGGGCATTGTTGGGCTAGTACTCCTGATTGCCTGTGTAAACGTCGCTAATCTTCTGCTGGCGCGAGCGACGGCGCGCAGCAAAGAGATCGCGGTGAGGCTGGCGTTGGGAGCAAGTCGAGGAAGGCTGTTGCGGCAGTTGCTGACCGAAAGCATTCTGCTCGCGCTGTGCGGCGGCGCCTGCGGCGCCACGCTTGCGATTTGGGGAGTGCGCCTGCTGGTAAAGGTGTTCGGCTCCGGCGACGCCGCCTCACTGCCGATGTCGCCAGATATCAGAGTGCTGGCGTTCACCTGCGCCGCGTGCATCCTGACCGGCATTCTGTTTGGACTTGTGCCTTCTTTACGCAGTCTCAAGGTGCAGGTCAGTCCCACGCTCAAAGATAGCTCTGCGGCATCGCAGGAGCCGCGCTCGCGTCTTGGCTGGGGAAAAGGATTGGTCGCCGGGCAGGTCGCGCTGTCGCTCCTTGTTCTTTTCGCCGCGAGCCTGCTGGTTCGCAGCCTGCAGAAGCTGCTCACCCAGGATCTCGGCTATGACAGCGGACACATCGTTGTCGCCTCGGTAAGCCCGTCCGCAGTTGGCTACGAAGGTGAACGTTTACGGCAGCTCGCAACCCAACTCGCCGATCGCCTGGCGACGATCCCAAGTGTGCGCGGCGTCAGCTATTCCCGTAATGGAATCCTCGGCGGAGGGGAGACCAACAATCAACTGACCGTTCCTGGCTTTACCTCAAATGAGCGCCAGGGCCGCGACGCAAACGAGGATGAGGTCGGCACTGACTATTTCGCGGTGATCGGCGTTCCGATCTTGCTCGGACGCGCAATCGGCCCTCAGGACACGCTGACTTCCACACGCGTCGCAGTGATCAACCAGGCGATGATGAAACACTTCTTCCATGGCGAGAATCCGCTGGGACGGCAGTTCGAGATCGATGATCCGAAAGAAAAAGGCAAGCCGTTCACGGTGATCGGCGTCTCGAAGAACACAAAGGATCATGGCTACTTCCTCCGTGAAGCGGTGCCGCCGCGCTTTTACTTCGCGTTTCAGCAGGACGCGACTCCCTTGCGGCTTATATATGAGCTCAGCACGCAGGGAGATCCAAATGCGGTGTTGGCGAGTGTGCGCAAAATGATCAAGGAGACCGCGCCAGATTTGCCACTAACTTCGCTGCACACCGTCCGTCAGAATTTGGAGCAGAACCTCGACAGCCAGATCGTTCTGGCGAGGCTCTCGACGTTCTTCGGTGGATTGGCGTTGCTGCTGGCGTGCGTCGGGCTTTACGGAATCATGTCGTACACGGTTGCCGGTCGGACACGAGAGATTGGCGTGCGCATCGCGTTGGGAGCCGCGCGGAATGACGTGCTCGAACTCGTTCTGCGTGAGGGCATGTGGCTGGTTGCCCTTGGTTTGGCGATAGGGATTCCAATATCGCTCGCCAGCGGCCGTTTGCTGCACAGCTTCCTCTTCGAGATGAGAAGTACCGATCCGATTTCGCTGCTGGTTGTGATCGGGCTGTTATCGCTGGTCGCTGCTGCTGCGGCGTTCGTGCCGGCGCGGCGAGCGACCAAGGTCGATCCCGTCGTGGCGCTGAGGTATGAATAA
- a CDS encoding ABC transporter permease yields MDTLFQDLRYALRSLRNSPSFTIVALLALALGIGANAAMFTIVNAVVLRPLPYKDSGRLVYLMEAFKHRPGMSFSYPEFRDYHNQNHVFDSMAAIQGEAFILSGGSTPQHLHGRNVTSEFFGTLGVKPLLGRDFVASDDQAQSAPTAIIGYGLWQRRFGGDPQIVGKTVTMNDRDYTIIGVLPQGFTYRDQEYDVFVPLGLHAGEEDAHRRSSHGGIYCVARLKPGVSLKQAQADLDAIAAALEQQYPQSNKNVSVAAQLLQDRVVGGARPVLLMLFGAVGFVLLIACANIANLLLTRASLRERELAIRSALGAARSRIIRQLLTESVLLALIGGVGGIALAIAGVKFVVASAPDALPRVQEIHVDAAVLLFTLTISVVTGVLFGVLPALQASARRFAGSLKEGITSSAGMRKQRLRSALVISEIALSLAVLVGAGLLIRSFVRVLHVDPGFDSRQVLTAEIALPEKKYSTPEQTEVFFDEVLRNLRTQPGVKTASAIWPMPLSGNEWDTDFLLEGKPVPSAGEIPSTRIYHASPGYFTAMEIPILEGRQFLESDNDSTLPVALVSREFARRNFGGIDPIGRKFRIGGPPELMSADLKKSPWLTIVGVVGDVKHDNLEAATPMEIYVPFAQHTGRHALNYRMLMLRSAGSDPLSLTSIVRSVVMHVDPDQPIAGTETMDQIVSDSLGSRRISMSLLMTFAGLALILAVIGIYGVMSYSVTQRTQEIGIRIALGADREQVMLMIAKQAFRLIAVGLAVGIVLAVGLSFGLSRVLADQLFGIKATDPVTFMAVAATLAFVALLASGVPARRATRINPVQALRHE; encoded by the coding sequence ATGGACACTCTCTTCCAGGATCTTCGCTACGCACTGCGCTCTCTGCGCAATAGCCCCAGCTTCACCATTGTCGCGCTGCTTGCTCTCGCACTCGGCATCGGCGCGAACGCGGCGATGTTCACCATCGTCAACGCCGTCGTCCTGCGGCCGCTGCCGTATAAAGACTCCGGCCGGCTTGTCTACTTGATGGAAGCGTTCAAGCACCGCCCCGGAATGTCATTTTCTTATCCTGAGTTTCGGGATTATCACAATCAGAATCACGTCTTCGACAGCATGGCGGCGATTCAGGGCGAAGCCTTCATCCTGAGCGGTGGAAGCACGCCGCAGCATTTGCATGGCAGGAACGTAACCTCCGAATTTTTCGGCACGTTGGGAGTGAAGCCACTGCTTGGTCGCGACTTTGTGGCCTCCGATGACCAGGCCCAATCCGCCCCGACGGCAATCATCGGCTACGGTTTGTGGCAGCGGAGATTCGGCGGGGATCCGCAGATCGTCGGAAAAACGGTCACCATGAACGATCGGGATTACACGATCATCGGCGTTCTTCCGCAAGGCTTCACCTACCGTGACCAGGAATACGATGTGTTTGTTCCGCTGGGTCTCCACGCTGGTGAGGAGGACGCGCATCGTCGCAGCAGCCACGGCGGCATCTACTGCGTTGCCAGGCTGAAACCCGGAGTCAGCCTTAAGCAAGCTCAAGCTGATCTCGACGCCATAGCGGCGGCGCTCGAACAACAGTATCCGCAGTCGAACAAGAACGTCTCCGTCGCCGCACAACTACTGCAGGACCGCGTGGTGGGCGGCGCGCGTCCGGTGCTGCTGATGCTGTTCGGCGCGGTCGGCTTCGTTCTGCTGATTGCCTGCGCAAACATCGCGAATCTCTTGTTGACGCGCGCCAGTTTGCGCGAGCGGGAGTTGGCCATTCGCTCCGCGCTCGGTGCTGCACGTTCTCGGATCATTCGTCAGTTGCTTACGGAGAGCGTTCTCCTCGCCCTCATCGGAGGAGTAGGAGGAATTGCGCTTGCCATTGCGGGTGTGAAGTTCGTTGTCGCTTCCGCACCGGATGCGTTGCCGCGGGTGCAGGAGATTCATGTTGACGCTGCTGTGCTGCTCTTCACTCTGACAATCTCCGTCGTGACGGGAGTCCTGTTTGGAGTGCTGCCGGCGCTGCAAGCGAGCGCTCGGAGGTTTGCCGGGTCATTAAAAGAAGGAATCACCTCTTCCGCAGGAATGCGCAAGCAGCGGTTGCGGAGTGCTCTCGTAATCTCGGAAATTGCGCTGTCGCTAGCGGTGTTGGTAGGCGCTGGATTACTGATTCGCAGCTTCGTGCGCGTCCTTCATGTTGATCCGGGATTTGATTCACGCCAGGTGTTGACGGCAGAGATCGCGCTTCCGGAAAAGAAATATTCGACGCCGGAGCAAACGGAAGTCTTCTTTGACGAGGTCCTTCGCAACCTGCGCACCCAGCCGGGAGTGAAGACCGCGAGCGCCATTTGGCCGATGCCGCTAAGCGGCAATGAATGGGATACGGATTTCTTGCTCGAAGGCAAGCCTGTGCCGTCGGCCGGAGAAATCCCAAGCACGCGCATTTACCATGCCAGCCCAGGCTACTTCACAGCCATGGAAATTCCCATTTTGGAAGGGCGGCAGTTTTTGGAATCGGACAACGATTCGACACTTCCAGTGGCTCTGGTCAGCCGCGAGTTCGCGCGGCGGAACTTCGGCGGCATAGATCCTATCGGACGGAAGTTTCGAATTGGCGGGCCCCCAGAGCTGATGTCTGCTGACCTGAAGAAATCTCCGTGGTTAACGATTGTCGGCGTTGTTGGCGACGTGAAGCACGACAACCTCGAAGCAGCGACCCCGATGGAAATTTACGTTCCCTTCGCGCAGCACACAGGCAGGCACGCATTGAATTACCGCATGTTGATGTTGCGAAGCGCCGGCAGCGATCCGCTCTCGCTCACATCCATCGTACGCAGCGTAGTCATGCATGTAGATCCCGATCAGCCAATCGCTGGGACAGAGACTATGGATCAAATAGTCTCCGATTCGCTGGGATCGCGGCGAATTTCGATGTCACTGTTGATGACCTTCGCCGGCCTCGCTCTGATTCTGGCCGTAATCGGCATTTACGGAGTGATGTCGTACTCGGTCACACAGCGAACGCAGGAGATCGGAATTCGGATTGCGCTCGGCGCCGATCGCGAGCAGGTGATGCTGATGATTGCCAAACAGGCGTTCCGATTGATCGCTGTTGGCCTGGCGGTTGGGATCGTTTTGGCGGTCGGGCTCTCGTTTGGTTTGTCGCGTGTGTTGGCAGATCAACTGTTCGGAATTAAAGCAACCGATCCGGTGACGTTCATGGCGGTCGCGGCGACGCTCGCGTTCGTGGCCTTGCTGGCGAGTGGTGTGCCTGCCCGCAGAGCGACCAGGATCAATCCAGTGCAGGCGTTGAGACACGAGTGA
- a CDS encoding ABC transporter permease: protein MDQFLQDIAYSFRTLLKTPGFTVIAVLSIALGIGANSAIFSLADALLLRPLPVYQPGSVLTISTDLDAETMGGVSYPDYRDFRDKARSFDGMAAFDFTGVSVAKSTRDDAHLRGALLVSDNFFQVLGVQPTLGRGFLPEEGAVSGQHPVAVLAYDFWRTEFGADPSILGRTVRINGFDFNVVGIAPESFTGVDQYVRPNLYIPAAMSQRLTASPDNRIEDRSNHGFSVKGRLKPGVSLEQAQTELTSIWKGLEPLHTATDRGRIVRLRTELQARVVQDTEDARLVALLLALVGVVLIIACANVANLLLGRARGRTREIAIRTALGVTRARLVRQLLTESLLLAFIGAIVGLGFAYAAIRVFQTLQIPTDLPISITPQLDTRVLLFALLCAIVSAIVFGLAPAWQSSKPDLVPALKNAESGQPTLRRLTGRNALVIAQIAMSMILLVAAGMLLGGFRHIRVVDPGFRIDHVLTMGFDTSFGRYTPQQTHDFYYNLVEKAQALPGVRGVALASSVPLSSNVNMDNFAPEGHVFPKGQVATAVFDSVVDENYFDVMQTPIVRGRAFTALDKEGAPLVAIVNEQFAKTYWPGQDAIGKRLRLNTKKNEWMQVVGVAKTGKYLWGGEPPTSFVYLPFAQNPRQSMSVFTYTYGDPASLAAPLREMVHALDPDQPVFNVRTMRDFYQVRAIANIRLVVEMVAVMGGVGLTLSVIGLYGLIAYSVARRTREIGIRMAIGARRSDVLGMVLRQGLALSLAGICIGGLVSIAVARILTAGFVGLGDPNAATFFIVPVLLFLVTMASCYVPALRASHVDPMVALRYE, encoded by the coding sequence GGATCAATTCCTCCAAGACATCGCCTACAGCTTCCGCACGCTGCTGAAGACGCCGGGTTTCACTGTTATCGCGGTGCTATCTATCGCGCTCGGTATTGGCGCGAATAGCGCGATCTTCAGTTTGGCCGACGCGCTGCTTTTGCGTCCGTTGCCGGTCTATCAGCCAGGCTCGGTGCTTACCATCAGCACCGATCTTGATGCGGAGACGATGGGCGGAGTTTCGTATCCCGACTATCGCGACTTTCGCGACAAGGCTCGTTCTTTCGACGGCATGGCGGCATTCGATTTCACCGGCGTCAGCGTAGCCAAATCAACCAGGGACGATGCTCATCTACGTGGCGCGCTGCTGGTGAGCGACAACTTTTTCCAGGTACTCGGAGTTCAGCCGACGCTGGGCCGTGGTTTTCTGCCGGAGGAAGGCGCTGTTTCCGGACAGCATCCGGTCGCGGTGCTTGCATATGACTTCTGGCGCACCGAGTTCGGCGCCGATCCCTCTATTCTCGGGCGCACAGTGCGCATCAACGGTTTCGATTTCAACGTTGTCGGGATCGCTCCTGAGAGCTTCACCGGAGTTGACCAGTATGTTCGTCCCAATCTGTACATTCCGGCGGCGATGTCACAGCGCTTGACTGCCAGCCCCGACAATCGAATCGAGGATCGCAGCAATCACGGCTTCAGCGTAAAGGGCCGCCTTAAACCTGGCGTCAGTCTCGAACAGGCGCAGACGGAGCTCACGAGCATATGGAAAGGGCTGGAGCCGCTGCATACCGCGACTGATCGCGGTCGCATCGTCAGACTCCGGACAGAACTTCAGGCGCGCGTGGTGCAGGACACGGAAGATGCCCGTCTCGTCGCGCTCCTGCTGGCACTAGTGGGAGTAGTCCTGATCATTGCCTGCGCAAACGTCGCGAACCTCCTGCTCGGTCGCGCTCGCGGACGCACCCGCGAAATCGCAATCCGCACGGCTCTGGGCGTGACTCGCGCAAGACTTGTTCGCCAACTGCTCACGGAAAGTCTGCTGCTGGCTTTTATCGGAGCGATCGTAGGCCTCGGCTTTGCTTACGCCGCCATTCGCGTCTTCCAGACGCTTCAGATACCGACGGATCTTCCGATCAGCATCACTCCACAGCTGGATACTCGCGTACTGCTCTTCGCTTTGCTTTGCGCGATTGTCAGCGCGATCGTCTTTGGTCTCGCTCCAGCGTGGCAAAGCTCGAAGCCCGATTTGGTACCGGCACTGAAGAATGCCGAATCGGGTCAGCCGACGTTGCGCCGCCTCACCGGTCGTAATGCGCTGGTCATCGCGCAGATCGCCATGTCGATGATTCTCCTCGTAGCTGCAGGTATGCTCCTGGGTGGATTTCGCCACATACGTGTGGTGGATCCCGGGTTTCGCATCGACCACGTTTTGACGATGGGGTTCGATACTTCATTCGGTCGTTACACGCCGCAGCAGACCCACGATTTCTATTACAACCTTGTCGAGAAGGCTCAGGCGCTGCCAGGCGTCCGGGGAGTCGCTCTCGCCAGTTCGGTACCTCTCTCGTCGAATGTGAACATGGACAACTTTGCCCCTGAAGGGCACGTATTTCCCAAAGGCCAGGTGGCGACCGCCGTCTTCGACAGCGTTGTTGATGAGAACTACTTCGATGTCATGCAGACGCCGATTGTTCGAGGACGCGCATTCACCGCACTGGATAAAGAAGGCGCGCCCCTGGTGGCGATCGTGAACGAGCAGTTTGCCAAGACGTACTGGCCCGGCCAGGATGCGATCGGAAAGCGGTTGCGCCTTAACACCAAGAAGAATGAATGGATGCAGGTGGTTGGAGTCGCCAAAACGGGAAAGTATCTCTGGGGCGGCGAGCCGCCAACCTCGTTTGTTTATTTGCCGTTCGCGCAGAATCCCCGACAGTCGATGTCTGTATTTACATACACGTACGGCGACCCGGCTTCTTTAGCCGCGCCGTTGCGGGAAATGGTACACGCCCTCGACCCCGACCAGCCGGTGTTTAACGTGCGCACGATGCGTGACTTTTATCAGGTCCGCGCGATTGCCAACATACGTTTGGTGGTGGAGATGGTCGCGGTAATGGGAGGCGTGGGTCTGACGCTCTCCGTGATCGGTCTATACGGGCTCATCGCGTATTCGGTCGCGCGCCGCACCCGAGAAATCGGCATTCGTATGGCCATTGGAGCGCGCCGAAGCGATGTGCTCGGTATGGTGCTGCGCCAGGGACTCGCGCTATCTCTGGCCGGGATATGTATCGGAGGCCTCGTCAGCATAGCGGTGGCACGAATCTTGACTGCAGGATTCGTGGGGCTTGGCGATCCGAACGCGGCAACATTTTTCATTGTGCCGGTGCTGTTGTTCCTGGTGACGATGGCCTCGTGCTACGTGCCGGCGCTACGCGCGTCGCACGTGGATCCGATGGTGGCGCTGAGGTACGAGTAG